A single region of the Duganella sp. BuS-21 genome encodes:
- a CDS encoding glucokinase: MTAQSVQTPPSLTTVFPGGPRLLADIGGTNARFALETAPGTIEAIEVLACAAYPTLAAALVAYLASPTVAQAGVTGIRNGAIAIANPVTGDMVRMTNHHWAFSIEALRREVNFDTLVVVNDFTALASSLPQLSATQKHQVGGGVGIPDTPLGLIGAGTGLGVSGLIPGKDGWTALLSEGGHVTFSPANVSEVAILQFAWKEFEHVSAERLMSGAGIELIYRALADHSGQPAEKLSAAEISRRALSGECKLCDEVIEAFCCMLGTIAGNIAVTLGAQGGIYIGGGIVPKLGDRFDRSGFRARFEAKGRFDKYLAAVPTWVITAEYPAFVGVSAILSDRLSAG; the protein is encoded by the coding sequence ACATCGGCGGCACCAATGCGCGCTTTGCGCTGGAAACCGCTCCGGGCACGATTGAAGCGATCGAAGTGCTGGCCTGTGCCGCCTACCCGACCTTGGCCGCCGCCCTGGTCGCGTATCTGGCCTCGCCAACCGTAGCCCAGGCCGGCGTTACCGGCATCCGGAATGGCGCGATTGCGATTGCCAATCCGGTCACCGGCGACATGGTGCGCATGACCAACCACCACTGGGCATTCTCGATCGAGGCGCTGCGCCGCGAAGTCAATTTCGACACCCTGGTGGTGGTGAACGACTTCACCGCGCTGGCCAGTTCGTTGCCGCAGCTGTCGGCAACGCAAAAACACCAGGTGGGTGGCGGCGTCGGTATTCCCGACACACCGCTGGGCCTGATCGGCGCCGGCACCGGCCTCGGCGTTTCCGGCCTGATTCCAGGCAAGGACGGTTGGACCGCGCTGCTGAGCGAGGGCGGCCATGTGACCTTCTCGCCAGCCAACGTCAGCGAAGTGGCGATCCTGCAATTCGCCTGGAAAGAATTCGAACACGTTTCGGCTGAACGCCTGATGTCTGGTGCAGGTATCGAACTGATCTACCGCGCACTGGCCGACCACAGCGGTCAGCCGGCGGAAAAGCTGAGCGCCGCCGAGATCTCCCGTCGCGCGCTGAGCGGTGAATGCAAACTGTGCGACGAAGTGATAGAAGCCTTCTGTTGCATGCTGGGCACCATTGCCGGCAATATCGCCGTGACCTTGGGTGCGCAGGGCGGCATCTATATCGGCGGCGGCATTGTGCCGAAACTGGGCGACCGTTTCGACCGTTCAGGCTTCCGCGCCCGCTTTGAAGCCAAGGGCCGTTTCGACAAATACCTGGCCGCCGTGCCGACCTGGGTGATCACCGCCGAGTACCCGGCCTTCGTTGGTGTTTCGGCAATTTTGTCCGACAGACTTTCCGCTGGGTAA
- the scpB gene encoding SMC-Scp complex subunit ScpB translates to MDNLEAKKVLETALLCAREPLSIHSLKKLFVELDDQDRPRGPGVGADTIKELLEELRLDWAGKGVEIISLSSGWRFQSRPEMKLYLERLTPEKPPRYSRATLETLAIIAYRQPVTRGDIEEIRGVAVNSQTIKMLEDRGWVDAIGYRDVVGRPALLGTTKQFLDDLGLNSLSQLPPLQQISDGQNAMETLEAALQENFEKAAQQDHAEQATEQDIEHETGPAPDLTVDAEHNQETNNEQT, encoded by the coding sequence ATGGATAATCTTGAGGCTAAAAAAGTCCTCGAAACCGCCTTGCTATGCGCTCGTGAGCCGTTGTCGATTCACAGTCTGAAAAAGCTGTTTGTCGAACTGGATGACCAGGACCGGCCGCGCGGCCCCGGCGTAGGCGCCGATACGATCAAGGAATTGCTGGAAGAACTGCGGCTCGATTGGGCCGGCAAGGGCGTGGAAATTATTAGCCTGTCGAGCGGCTGGCGCTTCCAGAGCCGCCCTGAGATGAAGTTGTATCTGGAGCGATTGACTCCGGAAAAACCGCCCAGGTATTCGCGGGCCACGCTGGAAACGCTGGCGATCATTGCGTATCGCCAACCGGTGACGCGCGGCGATATCGAGGAGATACGCGGCGTCGCCGTTAATTCGCAGACGATCAAGATGCTGGAAGACCGTGGCTGGGTGGATGCCATCGGTTACCGCGATGTGGTTGGCCGCCCGGCCTTGCTGGGCACGACCAAGCAGTTTTTGGATGATTTGGGATTGAATTCGCTGTCCCAGTTGCCGCCGTTGCAGCAAATCAGCGATGGTCAGAACGCCATGGAAACCCTGGAAGCGGCCCTGCAAGAGAACTTTGAAAAAGCCGCACAGCAGGACCATGCTGAGCAAGCCACCGAGCAAGATATTGAGCACGAAACAGGCCCCGCGCCAGATTTAACGGTTGACGCTGAGCACAACCAAGAAACGAATAATGAACAAACCTAA